ACTAAAAGCATTGTCATTACTTTAGTAACACTTGCAGGAGGTAATTCTTCATGACTATTTTTCTCATACAATACTTTTCCTGTGCTTGCATCCATAAGAATGGCTGACTTAGACTTAAGATCAAAATTATCAGCATATGCAATATCTTCTGTTATTATTGTATAAATCAATGTAAATATCAAGATAAATGAGACTATCTTTTTTAACATTGTATCCCTCCTCTTAAAATTATTTTTTCTTAAGGAGGGATAATTATTCTAAAATTTTTATGCACGAGGATGTGACCTTTTGTATACTTCTTTAATTTTTGATTTTGCAATTAATGATATTAATTCATTTGAACCAGTCGATTTATATCCAAGCATTTCTTGTACACTTCTTATATCTGCCCCATTTTCCAACATATGCTTGGCAAAAGATTTTCTCAGTATACTAGGAGTTATATCAAATCCTGGATTAACTATATCTGTATACTCTTTTATAATTTTCCAACATCCCTGGCGAGTTAGTGCCTTACCTCTCATGTTTAAGAAGAGATAGTCATTATTTTTAATATTTTCTCTTACAGACATATAATTTTGAAGTGCATCTACTGCAGAATCACCAATTGGTATAAATCTTTCTTTTGTGCTTTTGCAATATATGTAACCATAATTAAGATTAACATCATCTATGCGCAGTGATATTAATTCTGATACTTTTAGCCCTGTTGCATATAGAACTTCTATTATTGCTTTATCTCTTAAACCTTTTTCGCTTTTTTCAAATTCATATGATAATAATTTGTCAACTTGATCAATTGACAATGTTACAGGAACTTTTCTTTCTAATTTTGGTGCATCTAAAGTATATGCTGGTTCTTCATCAATTAATCTATTCATGAATAAATATTGATAAAATGATTTTATAGATGAAAGATGTCTTGAGATAGTAGCTTGTGATCTGTTCTTATGTTTTAACAAATTCATATAATTAATAATCGTAGCCTTTTTAACTTCAAAACATCCAATATTAATTTTTTCTAAATACTCTAAGAATTGTGTAATATCTCTTTTGTATGAATCTATAGTATTATCGCTTAACTTTTTATTGTTTTTAAGAAAATCAATAAAAGCTTGTACAACACTTACCATCAACATTACCCCTATTATATTTGATTATAATAAATATTCAACAAAACTTTTAATTTTCCTTCATCTTAATTGAATAATATTTTTTAATAAATATAAAATATTTGGTGTTATATAAGCTTCAAATACACCACCTACTATCATTAATGAAAAAGCAGAATATATTATGAGTGTATATGTGACAAATTGAGAGAATAAATCATTAATATTAAATCTTCGGTTTTTTAATATATACATAGAAAAATTTATACAGGTTGCTGAAATAAAAAATAATGAAATTAAAACTAAAATATTTTGTGGTAGTATGGCAATTAAAGCAAATATTATGCCTTTGTATTTCAATTGATTAATTAGAAAACCAATAGAGAATCCTAATAAAAATCCCCTAACACCAACAACGAGAAATATAAAAGGAATTCCTATAATTGTAGCCCCTAACAGCCAAAGCACGAAAGTTGTTTCAAAATTATTTAATACAGATTGTTTAAATATTTCAATAGGAATTATTTTCATTTGACTAATTATCACATAAAAATTATTTATATATTTCATCATATTTTCTTTCTGTATATCATTTAATGTATTTATTGTAAAAGAGCCAGACGCTATTCCAATCATAAAAGACATTAAAATAATTATATATAGGATAGAATTATCTTTTATATGTTTAGAAATTTTTTCTTTTAAAACTTTCAAGGCAACGTCCTCCTCCTGCCTTAAATTATATTTAAATTTATGCTTTGAAGAAGGACAATATGACTAGCTTAAATTATTTTACCATAAATGCCGCCACCACCTGCTTTTATTTTTACATTTCCATATCTTGCATCTACAATATTCTTTGCCAATTTTTCACCTATACATTTTCTTAATTGTTCGAAAGGTGCTTCATGTAAAACATATATCTCATTTCCAGCTTCATACAAGAGCTTTTTCACTGTTTTAGGACCAATTCCGGGTATAAATTCCAGTGGAATCTGATAGATATATTCCGGTCTAAATGCAGGATGCAATATTTTTTGATCCTTTATTTCATATATTCGATCCAAAACACCAAATACTACATTTTCACTGTTGCAATACGCGCATTTGTGAATAGGAGGATTTGTGTTCGAAATTTTACTGCAGTCAAGGCAAAATGTCCTGTGATATTTACCTAATGCAGGATTTAAACCATAGTTTCTTATGATGCCACTTCTAGATTTAAGCGTCAATTTTACGCTTTTAAAGTCAGGACTTGGTAAGTCAAAAACATTAAATTCTCTTCCTATTTTTTGCAGAGAATGAGCATCTGAATTGCTTAAAAAAACTTTGTAGCTTAATTCACTGATCATATCAGCCAAATATGTATCAGAACTTAAACCAAGCTCGATAGCAAAGATTTCATCATAATATTTTTCAAATACACGACTTAATCTATCAGTCGTATTCCCATAATAACTTTTATACGGCGTAAATACATGAGCAGGCACGACAAATCCATCGAAATCTCTTACTATCTTTAATATTTCTATGCTATTTAGCCTGCATTTCTGTGTACTTAAGTTTATATTATTGATATACTTAGACAATATATTAGAAAAAACTCTCATTGATTCAATGTCTTTTAAGAAACATAATAAATGTGGTGAACCCGCTAATTCACCACCGACCTCTATCTCACTTACTAATTGTAAAACAATCTTATCTTTGTATATAAGCCCTCCGCCATCTAACTGTCTTAGTACATCATTTTTAACCAAATCCTCCAATTCATCCAAAATCTCAGGTACTGCACAATCTACGATTCCTACAATATCTATACCCTTTTCTATACATTTTTCAAATATATTTTCTACTGTTAAACTTGGCGATGCAGTTATCTTAACAGGTTTTCCACTTTTCGTTCTTCCCAAATGAACATGTAAATCAGCATTGTAGTACAATTCAAATACCTCTTTTCATTTGATATAATACAAAAGTGCTATTAAAGTTTTAGCATCCTCTATTAAACCATTTTTAATCATTTCTTTTATCTCATCAACGCTATACTCATAAACATCTAAAAATTCATCAGCGTCCGTATGAGGCATACCTTTTTCTAAATCATCTGCTAAATATAAATGCAAAACCTCAGTAGAAAAACCTGGAGATGGATAAAATGAAAAAAGATGTTTCAGTTCCTTTGCTATATAACCTGTTTCTTCCATCAGTTCTCTTTTTGCACACTCATCAGGTTTTTCTCCAATATCTAATTTCCCTGCTGGTATCTCTAACAGCACTTTTTCGGCAGGCTTCCTATATTGCTTCACCATTATTATTTTACCATCTTTATTTATAGCCAATATAGAAACGCCACCCCCATGTTCCACTATCTCCCTTTTTGCAACTTTTCCATTAGGCAATACAACATCATCAATCCTTAGATTTATTATTCTACCAGAAAATATTGTATTCGAATTTTTAGTTGGTTCATTTAAATCCATTTTATACATCCTTTCTATAAAGAATATTTTTCGCTTAAATTGCATAATATGAAAACAAAGGAGATGAATTTAATGATCATATATGAAAATAAAATTTACTTCAAGGGGAAGTTCTGTGAGCTTATTAAGCTGCTCAATAAACTTTCTCTAAAATACAAAACATTTAATGAATTAATTAATTCCAAGTAATTTAGAACAATAAATTGCGGCCGCACCACATGCATCAAAAAATTCTTTTTCCTCATTGATTGTTCTTCCCATTGTCGTAAACTTTAAATCTTTTACTTCCAATAAAATATCACTAGTAATTTTAGAGTCGATAAAATATTTATTAACTTTATCAAATGCATGGTTTTCTTTTAATTGTTTTTCCAAAATCAATTGTTTTTCATTATCTAATATAGGCATAGTCAAGTTGCAAGAACTATTCAATAGCTCAATTACAGTAGCGGTATGATGGCTTATACCAATATGTCTTTCTCTTTTATCATTAAAGCTAATTCGTGGTATCAAAATTGGGATACCTTTCAGCTTGTTTATTGCATCTATTATACTAGCTTGATCTATTCCAGAAAAACCATACTTTGTTCCCGTTCCAACTATGCCGGGTCCCATAGCAACTATTGCTACATCACTCTTTACAATTTCTTTAGCACATATCAATGACGAATAAATATTGACAGCCTCAAAATCACCACCAAAAGCATGTCCCATAGTAATTGTACTGTCTATGATATTCTTTTCTTTTAAATACCTAACTGTATTGCTGAAAGAAATTGGCAGACAAGCCGAATCAGACATTATGTATGATATTTTTATCGCCGGTTTCAATCTTTTCAAAACTACAGCTGTTGGAGCCAACATGCTATGAAGCTCACCAACGATTACAGGCATGCCACCTAAGTCTTTAAAATTATTAAAGATATCATGATACGGACTATCTTGTTCTTCCACCGATAATACATTAATCTGCATGGGGGTATATCGCAATTTCATTATATGTCCAATCTTTTGAAAATCAAGATTATCATATTTTGTATTTAAAATTACAAAATCATAGCCACCTGTGCCTAAATTTAAATTTCTCGCCGTTTGATTTATATATACTACATCATCAACATTTATTTCGCCAGTAATCTCATTATAATTAATTGCTTTCGTTGTAACTCCATATACATCAACTTCTACAAAACTGATATCATCTCTTTTTGATATAATATTTTTCACAATCCCTTTATTGATAAAAATCATTTTATTAGTCACGTCCTCTGCCAATCATATCTAAAAAATTTAAAAATCTATTCCCCTCGATTATTTTTGTTAAAGAATATTTTTCAGTAACAATGTGAACTAAAATCAAGAATATCATTATAATTAATCTCACATTAAAATCAAACAATAAAATACTTGATATACCAAGCGTAAGCCCTAGAATGTTAGAACCAGTATCCCCAAGCATAATCTTTCCCTTTAAATCCAGCGGCAAAAAAGCCAACACTGAACCTAAAACTATCATCAAAAGCTGTGGGCCTCTTGAAGCCGCTATCAAAAATATTATTGAGAAAAATAAAAATGCTTTACATGCTCTTCCTGGTCTTAAATCGAGTAAATTTAAAAAATTAGTAAACAATGATATTACTATCGTATTTACCAATATATCAATTATTCTGTTGCTTAAATTTATACTTATGTATAACGATACAATCAACCCAGTTATCGCTTTTAGGCCACCGGTAGTTAATTTAAGATGAAGCAATGATTTTATGTGTCCTTTTAATCCGGTTACGCTTCGATCTCCTAACAAATCATCAATCAGTCCAACATAAGACATCAAAATTATCGAAAGCAAATAAATAGGCATTTTGCTGTCATTGAAACCAATTAATGTTAAAATCATACTGCTGACAAAAATTGTTGGTACAAATGCAATGCCGCCACAAACAGGAATTAATATTTTCTTGTAATTTGGTTTTAAGCAAACATCTTTGTCTAATATTTGAAAAATAAATTTTTGAATTATTATCATAAATAACAAAGAAATAGCCAAAAAGAATAAGGATGCCACATTATCACCTGTCCTTAAAAAAAGCCTTTATTAAAAGCACTTTTAAAATATCAATGAACTGCCTACCCCTATGAATAAAACCTTTAATGTCTCTTAAGGTGACAGAATGAGTCATATCTACATCAACTTCTTTAATTTTATATCCCATATTTAAAATATCGATTGTCATTCCAACCTCTATTCCATAACCGCTGTAAAATCTCTTAATTTTATCAAGCACTTCTTTTTTAAATACCCTCTGACCAGAAAGCGTTGAGTCAAAATCGTAGCCTGTCAGTAATTTCACTCCATATTTTGCAAGTTTTTTGACGAAACCAAAGCCAGATTTTACCTTGACTTTTGGGAACCTTGCAACAGTCACATCCGCCTCCCCATCTACGACAGGTTTAATAAGCTTTATTACCTCCCTCGATGTTAAACCTACATCTGCATCTATAAATGCAACCACATCATTTTTTACATATTTTAATCCTTCTTTTAATGCCCTTCCCTTTCCTGAATTATTTTTAATATTGACTATTTTTGCTCCAGCTTTTTTTGCCTTATCAGCAGTATCATCAGTTGAACCATCATTTACAACTATGATCTCATCAATTTCTTCTATATTTTCCATCCCTCTTATCGTGTCAACAATCCTATTGCTTTCATTAAAGGCAGGTATCAAAACACTAACGGCCATCATTTCACCTCATTTGAATTTGTAGTACTATTTTGACTCTGCTGTGTTGGTTCTATAAATGAATCTGGCATAATAGATGTATCACCTGGTTTTACTCCATAATTTCCATCCTTACCTTGCATAACCATTATTAAAGAAGTTTGCCCTATAATTGTATCTATATTGTCAACTGTTGATAAATGCTGTTTTCTATACGCGTCCACATAAGAGTATTTTACATCACTTTGCTCTACTCCAACAATTGGCACATTTAAAATCTTAGCCTGCCTAATAATTGGTATATCTACTATATTTAAGTTGTTGTTTTTAAGATTGCTACCCCCCGCTAACACTATAAAATCCGTACTTCCAGGTGTTCCAGTAAAATCAATATATCCTTTATCTTTCAGATATGTTATTAGCTCAGCATCTTGTCCCGAAATTATAACATCTGTTAATTTCTGTGATAAAGATTCTATAAGATGATTGCTGTCGACATTTCCATATTTAGATAGGTTGTTAAGCAGATCTGTTTTATCAGATTCATCTAAATCATTTAAATTATCTTTAAATATCGTAATTGAACTAATTGTCGCACCTGCTTTCATCAATGCATTTCGCAAACCTGGATATATAAAATCATTATTCGTTTCGATTATTGCTACTTTTACGCCATTTAAACGTCCTTTGACAAGTTCTGGAAATACTATTTTATTGTACTGATTCATATAGTCAAGCTGTTTATTTAAGCTTTGAACGTTGTCTTTTAAATTAGAATTTTCTGTCTGAATATCTTTAAATTTTTGCTCCAACTGATTTATAATTGTATCCTGCTGTTCTGAAAAAACTTTTTGCCCGTCAAGCATAAATCCTATAAATATACCAATACCTAATGCCATAAAAATTGCTGCTATCGTTAAAACATAGTATCTAATATTAACGTTCATAAATCTCCTCCTAAAATCCTATTAAAAGCCTTATCCTCAATTGCAACAACTTTAAAAGCTGCTGCATAGGCGGTGAAAAATAAGCTATTACACTGAGCGGAACCATTGCTGCGAAAATAATGCTGAAAACATAAGATAACCTAAAATTCTCTCTATATAACTTGTTAACACCTTTTGCATCAATAAGTTTAGAACCTATTTTAAGCCTTACAAGAAATGTACTGGACATTCCCTTTCGCCCTTTTTCCAAAAAGTCAATCATACTTGAATGTGTGCCAACTGCAACTATTAAATCTGCTCCTTTTTCATATGCTAAAAGCATTGCAATATCTTCGCTTGTTCCTGGAGCTTTAAAGATATAGGCATCAAGACCTAAAGACTTTACTCTCTCTAATCCTGGAGATTTACCATTAGGATATGCATGAACTACAATTTCTTTCGCTTGTTTCAATGCTTTATCGCTAACACTATCCATATCGCCTACTATAATATCAGGAGTCAATCCAAATTCAAGTATTGCATCAGCACCACCATCAACACCTATTAGAATCGGTTTTACATCAGTTATATACTGTCTAATAGTATATAAATCTTCTTTATAATCCTTGCCTCTAACAACAACCAATGCCTGCCTATCTTTAAATTTTGTTTTTACATCGGGTATCTCAATATTACCTAAAATAAATGATTTTTCTTTTTTAGCATATTCAAGTGTGTTTTCGATAAATTTATCTAGCTCTATCTCAAGATTTTCTTTACATTCCTCCATTTTATAGTTAATAACATCGTGCGTCAATAATTTACCTTTTTTTATTAATTTTCCATCCTTATATATTTCATTATCAATAATGGTGATTCTGTCATTTTCTTTCAATAAATCAAATATATCTTCACCAACTTCATCAATAATTGGTATACCAGCCTTATCTATAATCGATGGGCCTAAATTTGGATATCTGCCGCTTATTGACTTATTTGCATTTATTACTGCTAAAATTTTCTTTTCAATTAGAGATTCTGCACCAATTTCATCAATATCTACATGATCTATGACAGCAATTTCGCCAGGTCCTATACGCTTCGCAAGATTTTTCGTTTTTTTATCTATTTTAACTGTGCCTGTAATTTGCATGGTTTGACCTCCATACATTTATTCTTTGTTTATTATAGCACAATTTTAAACAAGGTAAAACAATAAAATACGGTGAAAGTATCACCGTACTTTATTAACTCACCTTTAAACTTAATCTTAATTTATCAGCGATAAGTGCTATAAACTCAGAATTTGTTGGCTTACCTTTTTCGTCATTTATTGTATAACCAAATAAGTCATTTAAAACATCAACTTTACCCCTGCTCCACGCAACTTCAATCGCATGTCTAATTGCTCGTTCTACTCTGCTGGGAGTCGTCTCATATTTTTCTGCTATTTTAGGGTATAACAATTTTGTTACTGAGTTTAGATATTCAATATTATTAATAACCAATGTAATCGCGTCTCTTAAGTATAAATAGCCTTTGATATGAGCTGGAATCCCTACATCATGTATAACCTGTGTAATCAAAGTCTCCAAATCAGCTGACCTTTTTTCTCCCATAACTGGCATAATAGCTTTTGTAACCACATCTGTTTGAAATTCCATTATTTCTATTATTCTCTTTGAAAGTAACTCCAAATCAAATGGTTTTAAAATATAATAATCTGCCCCAAGACTTATTGCCCTCTGTGTAATTTTTTCTTGTCCTACTGCTGAAAGTATTAATATTTTTGGCTTTTTAATTTTTAATTCATTTAGTTTCTCTAATACTCCAATACCATCTAAATACGGCATTATAATATCTAAAATTAATAAATCCAATTCATTAT
The nucleotide sequence above comes from Thermoanaerobacterium sp. CMT5567-10. Encoded proteins:
- a CDS encoding UDP-N-acetylmuramyl pentapeptide phosphotransferase; the encoded protein is MIIIQKFIFQILDKDVCLKPNYKKILIPVCGGIAFVPTIFVSSMILTLIGFNDSKMPIYLLSIILMSYVGLIDDLLGDRSVTGLKGHIKSLLHLKLTTGGLKAITGLIVSLYISINLSNRIIDILVNTIVISLFTNFLNLLDLRPGRACKAFLFFSIIFLIAASRGPQLLMIVLGSVLAFLPLDLKGKIMLGDTGSNILGLTLGISSILLFDFNVRLIIMIFLILVHIVTEKYSLTKIIEGNRFLNFLDMIGRGRD
- the steA gene encoding putative cytokinetic ring protein SteA translates to MQITGTVKIDKKTKNLAKRIGPGEIAVIDHVDIDEIGAESLIEKKILAVINANKSISGRYPNLGPSIIDKAGIPIIDEVGEDIFDLLKENDRITIIDNEIYKDGKLIKKGKLLTHDVINYKMEECKENLEIELDKFIENTLEYAKKEKSFILGNIEIPDVKTKFKDRQALVVVRGKDYKEDLYTIRQYITDVKPILIGVDGGADAILEFGLTPDIIVGDMDSVSDKALKQAKEIVVHAYPNGKSPGLERVKSLGLDAYIFKAPGTSEDIAMLLAYEKGADLIVAVGTHSSMIDFLEKGRKGMSSTFLVRLKIGSKLIDAKGVNKLYRENFRLSYVFSIIFAAMVPLSVIAYFSPPMQQLLKLLQLRIRLLIGF
- the spoIIM gene encoding stage II sporulation protein M, translating into MKVLKEKISKHIKDNSILYIIILMSFMIGIASGSFTINTLNDIQKENMMKYINNFYVIISQMKIIPIEIFKQSVLNNFETTFVLWLLGATIIGIPFIFLVVGVRGFLLGFSIGFLINQLKYKGIIFALIAILPQNILVLISLFFISATCINFSMYILKNRRFNINDLFSQFVTYTLIIYSAFSLMIVGGVFEAYITPNILYLLKNIIQLR
- a CDS encoding DUF3866 family protein, whose product is MIFINKGIVKNIISKRDDISFVEVDVYGVTTKAINYNEITGEINVDDVVYINQTARNLNLGTGGYDFVILNTKYDNLDFQKIGHIMKLRYTPMQINVLSVEEQDSPYHDIFNNFKDLGGMPVIVGELHSMLAPTAVVLKRLKPAIKISYIMSDSACLPISFSNTVRYLKEKNIIDSTITMGHAFGGDFEAVNIYSSLICAKEIVKSDVAIVAMGPGIVGTGTKYGFSGIDQASIIDAINKLKGIPILIPRISFNDKRERHIGISHHTATVIELLNSSCNLTMPILDNEKQLILEKQLKENHAFDKVNKYFIDSKITSDILLEVKDLKFTTMGRTINEEKEFFDACGAAAIYCSKLLGIN
- a CDS encoding endonuclease Q family protein, which gives rise to MYYNADLHVHLGRTKSGKPVKITASPSLTVENIFEKCIEKGIDIVGIVDCAVPEILDELEDLVKNDVLRQLDGGGLIYKDKIVLQLVSEIEVGGELAGSPHLLCFLKDIESMRVFSNILSKYINNINLSTQKCRLNSIEILKIVRDFDGFVVPAHVFTPYKSYYGNTTDRLSRVFEKYYDEIFAIELGLSSDTYLADMISELSYKVFLSNSDAHSLQKIGREFNVFDLPSPDFKSVKLTLKSRSGIIRNYGLNPALGKYHRTFCLDCSKISNTNPPIHKCAYCNSENVVFGVLDRIYEIKDQKILHPAFRPEYIYQIPLEFIPGIGPKTVKKLLYEAGNEIYVLHEAPFEQLRKCIGEKLAKNIVDARYGNVKIKAGGGGIYGKII
- a CDS encoding copper transporter; amino-acid sequence: MNVNIRYYVLTIAAIFMALGIGIFIGFMLDGQKVFSEQQDTIINQLEQKFKDIQTENSNLKDNVQSLNKQLDYMNQYNKIVFPELVKGRLNGVKVAIIETNNDFIYPGLRNALMKAGATISSITIFKDNLNDLDESDKTDLLNNLSKYGNVDSNHLIESLSQKLTDVIISGQDAELITYLKDKGYIDFTGTPGSTDFIVLAGGSNLKNNNLNIVDIPIIRQAKILNVPIVGVEQSDVKYSYVDAYRKQHLSTVDNIDTIIGQTSLIMVMQGKDGNYGVKPGDTSIMPDSFIEPTQQSQNSTTNSNEVK
- a CDS encoding NUDIX hydrolase, producing the protein MDLNEPTKNSNTIFSGRIINLRIDDVVLPNGKVAKREIVEHGGGVSILAINKDGKIIMVKQYRKPAEKVLLEIPAGKLDIGEKPDECAKRELMEETGYIAKELKHLFSFYPSPGFSTEVLHLYLADDLEKGMPHTDADEFLDVYEYSVDEIKEMIKNGLIEDAKTLIALLYYIK
- a CDS encoding site-specific tyrosine recombinase, translated to MMVSVVQAFIDFLKNNKKLSDNTIDSYKRDITQFLEYLEKINIGCFEVKKATIINYMNLLKHKNRSQATISRHLSSIKSFYQYLFMNRLIDEEPAYTLDAPKLERKVPVTLSIDQVDKLLSYEFEKSEKGLRDKAIIEVLYATGLKVSELISLRIDDVNLNYGYIYCKSTKERFIPIGDSAVDALQNYMSVRENIKNNDYLFLNMRGKALTRQGCWKIIKEYTDIVNPGFDITPSILRKSFAKHMLENGADIRSVQEMLGYKSTGSNELISLIAKSKIKEVYKRSHPRA
- the spo0A gene encoding sporulation transcription factor Spo0A codes for the protein MVDYLSTKENIEIIGTSNDGNQAINLIQNNELDLLILDIIMPYLDGIGVLEKLNELKIKKPKILILSAVGQEKITQRAISLGADYYILKPFDLELLSKRIIEIMEFQTDVVTKAIMPVMGEKRSADLETLITQVIHDVGIPAHIKGYLYLRDAITLVINNIEYLNSVTKLLYPKIAEKYETTPSRVERAIRHAIEVAWSRGKVDVLNDLFGYTINDEKGKPTNSEFIALIADKLRLSLKVS
- a CDS encoding glycosyltransferase family 2 protein: MAVSVLIPAFNESNRIVDTIRGMENIEEIDEIIVVNDGSTDDTADKAKKAGAKIVNIKNNSGKGRALKEGLKYVKNDVVAFIDADVGLTSREVIKLIKPVVDGEADVTVARFPKVKVKSGFGFVKKLAKYGVKLLTGYDFDSTLSGQRVFKKEVLDKIKRFYSGYGIEVGMTIDILNMGYKIKEVDVDMTHSVTLRDIKGFIHRGRQFIDILKVLLIKAFFKDR